In Porphyrobacter sp. LM 6, one DNA window encodes the following:
- a CDS encoding RrF2 family transcriptional regulator, whose translation MLSQKTRYAIRAMQHLADNYGQGPVQLAAIADAQKIPAKFLTVLLSELTRSGLVASQRGRDGGYWLAIPPIDITYGDLIRHMRGSLALVPCASRYAHEKCKNCLEEGECRTRALMLDVRDRTAEILDGIRLCDPITPVPPFTDDEA comes from the coding sequence ATGCTGTCCCAGAAGACCCGCTATGCGATCCGCGCCATGCAGCACCTTGCCGACAATTACGGGCAGGGGCCGGTGCAACTGGCGGCTATTGCCGATGCGCAGAAGATCCCGGCGAAGTTCCTCACTGTGTTGCTGTCGGAACTGACGCGGTCGGGACTGGTCGCATCACAGCGCGGGCGGGACGGGGGCTATTGGCTGGCGATCCCGCCGATCGATATCACCTATGGCGATCTCATCCGGCATATGCGCGGCAGCCTTGCGCTGGTGCCCTGCGCCAGCCGCTACGCGCACGAGAAGTGCAAGAACTGCCTCGAAGAAGGCGAATGCCGCACCCGCGCGCTGATGCTCGACGTGCGCGACCGGACAGCCGAGATACTCGACGGGATCCGCCTGTGCGATCCGATCACGCCGGTCCCCCCGTTCACGGACGACGAGGCCTGA